One window of the Canis aureus isolate CA01 chromosome 1, VMU_Caureus_v.1.0, whole genome shotgun sequence genome contains the following:
- the CCDC8 gene encoding coiled-coil domain-containing protein 8: MLQIGEDVDYLLIPREVRLAGGVWRVISKPATKEAEFRERLIQFLEEEGRTLEDVARIIEKSTPHPPQPPRKPKEPGGRRRVQQMVTPPPRLVVGTYDSSNASDSEFSDFDTSRDKRDKGDKGHKGAGRSRKVRKMPVSYLGSKFLGSDLESEDDEELVEAFLQRGEKKPSAPPARRRVNLPVPMFEDNPRPQLSKADRWREYVSQVSWGKLKRRVKGWAPRSSPEVGEARQASTRLERVGASVLGRASRGVNVGNTGAEQVPESPPRRWRPKINWASFRRHRREEAASTEEVAEVVDDQRAEAADDQGAEAADNQRAEAADDQRAEAADDQGAEAADDQGAEAADNQRAEAADNQRAEAADNQRAEAADDQRVEAIPVQGAEAIAVQRAEVASSQGEGAPDNQRAEVPVVQGAEAASDGAEAIANQRAEAAHNQRAEAPAAQVATGTTQGAKARKQVKTVRFQTPGRFSWFRKRRRAFWHTPRLPTLPKRVPRAGEARSLRVLRAEARAEAEQGEREDQL, encoded by the coding sequence ATGCTGCAGATCGGGGAGGACGTTGACTATTTGCTCATCCCCCGGGAGGTCAGGCTGGCCGGAGGCGTGTGGAGGGTCATCTCCAAGCCTGCCACCAAGGAGGCGGAATTTCGGGAGCGGCTGATCCAGTTTCTGGAGGAAGAAGGCCGCACATTGGAGGACGTGGCCCGCATCATTGAGAAGAGCACCCCACACCCGCCCCAGCCCCCCAGAAAGCCCAAGGAGCccggagggaggaggagagtccAGCAGATGGTGACCCCTCCCCCACGCCTGGTCGTGGGCACCTATGACAGCAGCAATGCCAGCGACAGCGAGTTCAGTGACTTCGACACCTCCAGAGACAAGCGTGACAAGGGTGACAAAGGTCACAAAGGTGCAGGGCGCAGCAGGAAGGTGCGCAAAATGCCAGTCAGTTACCTGGGCAGCAAATTTCTAGGGAGCGACCTGGAGAGCGAGGACGACGAGGAACTGGTGGAGGCCTTCCTGCAGCGAGGGGAGAAGAAGCCCAGCGCGCCACCTGCCCGCCGCCGGGTGAACCTGCCAGTGCCCATGTTCGAGGACAACCCCAGGCCGCAGCTGTCCAAGGCTGACAGGTGGCGAGAGTATGTCAGCCAGGTGTCCTGGGGGAAGCTGAAGCGGAGGGTGAAGGGTTGGGCGCCCAGGTCCAGCCCCGAGGTGGGCGAGGCCCGGCAGGCCTCTACCAGGCTGGAGAGGGTTGGGGCGTCCGTACTGGGCAGAGCCAGCCGGGGGGTTAATGTGGGCAACACAGGAGCTGAGCAGGTGCCTGAGAGTCCCCCAAGACGATGGAGGCCCAAAATCAACTGGGCCTCTTTTCGCCGTCACAGGAGGGAAGAAGCAGCATCCACAGAGGAGGTTGCAGAGGTTGTAGATGATCAGAGAGCAGAGGCTGCAGATGATCAGGGGGCTGAGGCTGCAGATAATCAGAGGGCAGAGGCTGCAGATGATCAGAGGGCAGAGGCTGCAGATGATCAGGGGGCTGAGGCTGCAGATGATCAGGGGGCTGAGGCTGCAGATAATCAGAGAGCTGAGGCTGCAGATAATCAGAGGGCAGAGGCTGCAGATAATCAGAGGGCAGAGGCTGCAGATGATCAAAGAGTAGAGGCCATACCTGTCCAGGGGGCAGAGGCCATAGCTGTCCAGAGGGCAGAAGTTGCAAGTAGTCAGGGGGAAGGGGCTCCAGATAATCAAAGGGCAGAGGTCCCAGTTGTCCAGGGGGCAGAGGCTGCATCCGATGGGGCAGAAGCCATAGCCAACCAGAGGGCAGAAGCGGCACATAACCAAAGGGCAGAAGCCCCAGCTGCCCAGGTGGCCACAGGGACAACCCAAGGAGCTAAGGCCCGGAAACAGGTCAAGACAGTGAGGTTCCAGACCCCTGGACGTTTTTCATGGTTTCGCAAACGCCGGAGAGCCTTCTGGCACACTCCCCGGTTGCCAACCCTGCCCAAGAGAGTCCCCAGGGCAGGCGAGGCCAGGAGCCTTAGAGTGTTAAGGGCAGAGGCCAGAGCAGAAGCAGAGCAGGGAGAGCGAGAAGACCAGCTGTGA